Proteins encoded together in one Shewanella oneidensis MR-1 window:
- a CDS encoding DUF2999 family protein, producing the protein MNPIIAILKEHNVTDAKIQELFQALTDNPLMAMGIIGQLGIPPEKLQQLMALVMQNPALIKEAVLELGLDFAKVEAAKAQLQK; encoded by the coding sequence ATGAATCCGATTATTGCCATCTTAAAAGAACACAATGTCACTGATGCAAAAATTCAGGAACTTTTTCAAGCATTAACCGATAATCCCCTGATGGCGATGGGCATTATTGGTCAGCTCGGCATTCCACCAGAAAAACTGCAACAACTGATGGCTCTGGTAATGCAAAATCCCGCCCTGATTAAAGAAGCAGTACTCGAGCTTGGTTTAGACTTCGCCAAGGTTGAAGCCGCCAAAGCCCAGCTACAAAAATAG